The Theileria equi strain WA chromosome 2 map unlocalized gcontig_1105316255037, whole genome shotgun sequence genomic sequence TGGCATGCAGCTATCATCACCTGAATGACGACTATAATGCAGAAATTGCGCTCAACAGGAGCAGGGACGTCATAGCAAACATTGGAGACCCTTGCAACATTCTACACAGAGTTGAAGAACTCTTGGATATCATCAAAAAGGACAGACAATCGTAATGAGCATTTGTATTTGCATAAATGGCATGTTCAAGACAAGTACGTTGATGAAATTTGTTAAAGTGTCTTTGACTTAGGTGATGTTTCATGGAGGTCCCATTACTTTGTGGGCCCCAAACTATTCTCTTATTACCTTTTGTACAttataaactgcatttacTGTGCTAAGTTTCCATTCATTGTGGACCTTTTCATAGtattcatttttaaaataattGCTTCCATTGTCTATAAGTAGCTTGAGAACCTTTAGTCTGTTGTCTAAATAGTGCAACTCTATGCCTCTACAAACCTCTTTGGGCTTTGCAGACCATATAGTACATGGATCTTCTATGATGCGGGTGTATGGTTGGAGGTTAGGATAGAGTATATTTTCTCTGTAGCGTCCAATGGTGTGTGAACGCAAGCGCACTGTATCGATATCAATGTCACTAACATCTAACGTTTTTAGTTGTTCAAATGTATCCTTGTAAAAACCGCAACAATGGGCTATCCTCTTGTAATAGCCTACAATACATACGACCAAACAAGAGTCACAAACTCtacaaatgtgtacaaGGTATAGTACAAGACATATTTTCATTCTACGAATGAAATGGAAGTTTACTTCTggggtgaagaagagaggTGTTACGCCATTCCTCCCGCTTACTCATTCCCAGAGTTTTCATGGATTGTAGGTTATGTTGAAGTCATTCATTTGAGTGGGATTTGTGGATGAAAAGTTGGGGAAGATTATATACATTGGCAACCTATCCTACCTGAGTTACCCGTCTCCTTCTTCATATTATGATGAATGTTAAAGATCTCTGTTTGAAGATATACAGAGAATATCCAAATGCCTAACGTTCTGTGCAATTTGTTGGCGGATCATGGAGTGCTAGCCTCTTCTTCGCGGGTAATTCCCGAATTTGTAAGAGCAATATGCTACAAATTCTCCATTTCTAGTTGGTCTCTTTAGCTTTACTCTTGAAGTTTgcaacaagagagtagtctgAGTGCTTAATATGCCCGTTTAAGAACTACGAGAGTTGATCCACTGGAATCTCTCACTGTCTGGATTGCCAATGGCCCATTTTAGGCAATATAAGGACTACATTACGTCTTTAAACATAAATATATAGTCTCCGAATATTTATAACAACCCTGGAAGCCTAGATTCACAGCAACAGTCCAATACAGCAAATGTTCGTATTTCGGTTCCGGGAGCCATGCATCTTTTAGCGTGGCATATTCTCCGCAAACTCcacatttatacatttacagTCATGCGTAAAGTTGTAAGGAAATCGAATTTTCATTAGTAGATGACCAGTCAGCCCTTTTTAGCCACCGATGAGGACAAGAGAGTGCATTAAACAGAAACGTTGAGATCAAACCCCAGTGTGGATAATAGGTAAAAACAGAACATTTATAGCATCCTGAATGGTGGTATACCGAGTGCTAGTCCATAGGAGGTTCATTACATACCATTTATGAATTCTATAGACTCATTACACGAGGCTACAAACACGGTCTCTACTTGGCCATTTCAAATCATGATCGCCTAGTCTCTCGATATACATTAATGAGAAGAATTTTACAGTCCTCTATGGACATAATATTTGCTAATAGACTCTGgaatttccattctccCGAATGAAAAGGCTCGTCACTACATTTCCGTGGTTACTAGTACACTATCAATTTCAAGACTCTTTAGTATCCCTAGAAATACCGTTTTGACGGGATAAATTCCGCTCCATTTTGGATGCTTCTTCTTTGAGGATATGGATAGGAAATTATGAGACTGAGTCCCTTTGTCTACATATTTTGCATGTCAAGTAAATGTAGTGCGGGTATACTAGGCTCCTTTGTGGCTTGCATTGCGGACTGTTTTCGTGGCTGTTGCTTTTGTAAAAGGAGTGAATTTGACGAGGAACTCGATCCTCCAGTCAGACTTATAGTGAGAAACAAACTATCGACAGTTCCCCTAGTCCTTGACGTTCTGGTGCCCAATAAGAATACATCCATAGAAAGAGGAACTACTTTGGGCTCTAGCTACAACAAAATTACGGCAAACGAAGGcttttatttttcttcTGTTAGGGAAGGCAGTGTTTCTATCTGGACtgcaaaggagaatgaaaCATGCACAAATGTAGAAGCATTCCCACTGGAGGAGTCAACCATATTTTTTCTCAATATAAAAAGCGGCGATGATTTCCAGTCAAAGTATTTTAAACGGACCAACACTTCAGTGCATTCTATAGAGGGCAGGAAGTTTTACGAGATGCTCAATGGAGcagagaaggaagaaggGAAGAATGCCAAGAGGAGCATGGGAATTTTGGCAATTTCTGCAGGCTTAATGAGTCGTAGTAAACGGAATAAGGAGCGAAAAGCTCCCCGTAACTATGGCTCTGATTTTGGATCCATGGATTCGTTAGAGTGGGAGTCAAGATCCACGAGAATTAGTGATTCAGAACCTGTTCTTGATATTGCAAATCCAGACCCCTCAGCCTTTACTGTAACAGATGACGTAATTTACAGAGTAAACTACAAGACCTTTACTCCAAGAGGAGATCGTAATCTGGAGGTCATTGTGGATGGTGGAAGCTATGTCTGGGCCTCCAATAGCTTCGAGGAAGTATCCACAAGTGCGTACCTTTTCTCTAGAGACGGCTATCCCTCCCTTCTAAGTGTATGTACAAGGGAAACCAAGTCATGTGACGCGATCTGTTTCGAGAGGCATGgaaacttttggaaaagaataaagaagaaagttTTTGAGAGCAGACTCCGATCCATGAAGGACTTTTCTGTACCTGCTGGTGAAGAGCATGAGACTCTAACCACTGAAAACAAGTGATTAATTTGCGGAAATTCTAGCCTGGGTTGTAAGCCCAGCTGTAATGCAGACAAGATCAGATTACAAATGCAGTCTTTGGGTATTCCATGGTAGTTTTTCAAACCTGGAGCGTGTTCATCGTCGTTATAAATACTACAAAGACGTTGAATAACGACCGAAAATTACATCCAGGAATTTGCTATCCAAATAGGGACCATCAAATCCATTGTATGGATAAAGGCAAATACCACTGCCAACAGGCAGAATAATAAAGTACTCGTATGAAGGTTTATGCAGATCTAACTCCTTACCATAGAGATTTACACGTTTATGGAAGATGAGTTTgtattatatccatagggagAATCCATAAAGTTATTAGCGTGACTATGTTGAGAATATGGCTATTTTGTACATCCTTGCTCCAGAAGTCTACTAGTGAGTCAGTGGTCTCCCTTCTCCACAGTACCAAGATTACCAATGAGTCTAATGTACCAGTAGGAGTATTTTCTGTAAATATCTCCAAGGAATCTTCTGTTTTCTCTTCTAGACCTACAATCTCTTAATACATAAATAATGGGTTATAGATAGTATCTCATGACATAAACTAATTAAACTAcctataaatgtaaagggagctaccattaattaagCATACACTCTGACGGAGTGTGAACAAAAGATGCAGAATTATGGTATTCTGgtatactgcattaaaacATTAAATCCCCGGAGTTTGTTTACTGCTCTATCTAGCCAAGATTCCCTGAGAAGAGAGGTTTTGTGCTAATGCTGCTTTTTACATTTAGACTAGTCTAGAAGGAAGTCTACCTACTGGCAGATTTTACTGCGTTGTGTGTTGAGTATCCGTGAGTATCTATTGAGGTGAAGgagtcgaaatcttttggtgaaaaatatcgattgttagatatttcttattttagagatatattctctaaaatatatcatcttaggctctttaactacgatgaataagcattggaagtccattccgatagagataaaggcaatgcctacctgaatctaatcgaaaaatcttatttataaagacctgttctgattattccccaaacctacaggaaactgtagtgtctacaagggtgtaggaactaataacgcacatataacacaacCCTTACATCTAGGGCAGATTAATTAGTGGTATCCCTGGTAACAAGTACTGCAAGAGTAGGCTTTCCTTCGTCCAGATACAAGACAGCTGAGAGACATAGtttattatcatcttcCCAAACTGTCTGACCATCGTATTAAAGCCTGTTTGTAGAGGTACCCTCCTTGATTGTTAGGTTGAGAGTTCTAAGGCCATTCTCTTGTCCTTCTTCTACATCAAACAGTGAAGAGTCGATCTTAGATTTGTAATCAGGCACAGGAGTAGGTTGGACTTGCTTCCCGTCTTGCTCTTTCTTGGCATCACCCTGGAGATTTGTAGCTGGTTTCTGAGATTCCTGGGTAGCTTTAGGAAGAGCAGGAGCTCCTGTTGCTTGCGGAGTCACCACTGGTTTAGCTTGGGCTTCTACTTGAGGATTCATAATTATCCACTGGAAGGTCTAAAGTGTTGGCGGCATCGGCAGCTCAGCTGGTCCCATAGACACATAAACTGGTGAATGGACTCCTCTATTTGCTAAACTCATATCCACATTACTCTTTACTCTATTGACTCAGAGAGATGTATGTGTTTATGTCTAGCAAAAAGGACAGTGAGGATATGGAGCCCCGCTGGTCATTTCCGAATCATTTACAGTGCATGCCAGGAACTAGACCGGATGCTTCGCCTCGTCTAAAGACCGTTTAGAGCCCAAGATTTGTACCGTGGACTTCTCCATAGATACACCAGCACAATACATCAACATGTACTACTAGAAGGCATTTTACGAGGCTCATATGGACAATCCAGAGAGAGCATTCTTGGGTAAAGCAAGTGATTCCTTCGACAAAATGGACCACCAAACGACTCTTTTCAGGACCTTGTTACATTCCATCCAATGCAAAAGTCAGTGAGATCGGAAAAAACGTCTAAAACCGCGAAAATTGAGGACTTCATGAGACTTCCTTTTTCATACCACTTCACTTTTAGAACCACAAGAGAGTCTATAATTCATGTCTATACATGGTAAAGAAACGTACTTGTCCACCCTAAGTGGCGCTGATCTTCTCGACGAAAAGTTTGGGAGGATGCACAGTATTTTTAATGTGGATGGAGGGGTTACTATTGACAAGTATAGCAGTATAGACAAACTAAATGTAGCCAAATATGGCCATGTAGTAGTAGATGGGTATTTTGCAGTACATGGACCCTTGTATAGAGGCTaagaaaaataaaaaggaTATGTTAATCGCACTCCGTACATTACGGTTCCTCCGTATTATTGTTTATCGGTGAGTATCGGAAATGAATTTTTCCACAAATGTGACAAAACAAGAGAGTAATCCCCTATTATACAGAAGTAATGCAGATTGCAAGTACCCTGCTAAATATAGCAGGGGCCTTCCATACAGCAAGACCTAGAATACCAGTTCCTAATACTCCACCAACTGATGGTGCTATTTCATTATGGTGATCATTGATGAACTCAATTACCTTCTGAAAAGGGTCCTTTTTATCTGTAGAATCAGAAGCTCCTCCAGAAGCAACTTTGGATTTATCTTGAGCTTCACTACTAGTAGCAGATGAATTATCATCAACAGAGTCTAGCCCTCTATCTCGTCCTTCAGCACCGCCTTCAGATTGAGCTCCATCCGGATCACCAGAGCTTCTTACTCCAGCAGTAGTAGAGAGCGCCTTCACCATCTCTGTCATCTATACCATTAGCACCAGTTTCTCTTCGATCAGGTTCATTAGGTCCCCTAGCACCTGGTTgagatgaagatggaagAGTGTTACTAGAAGAGTTTTCATCACTTGAATTTGATCCTTCATCTCTGTCTGTACTACGGGAGCTTCCACCACTTTGAGAGGATCCATGTACAGTAGTAGAGGTAGTAGCACTATTTGCATATCCACATCCACCAGTTTTAAGTTTCTTGCAAACTTCATGAAGTCCTTTCCCAATCTTCTCCTTGGAACTGCTATCAGTTGGTTTTGCTCCAGACAAAGAAACAGAGTTAGCTTCTGTCCATGTATTGCCTCCATAAATCTTTTCCAACCATTTTCCAGGCTCTGATCCATTGTCCATATAAATTAGCAACTGCATATTTGTGTTACTTTTACAGAGGTAGACGTATATTTTCTTTACATCTGTCACTGGACTTTCGGGCAATGTAACATCTTTAATGTCATCCATAAGCCTATGACCATTAAAAGAGGGTTCTGGAGTTTCTCTACCTCCTGTACTTTCAAGGGTATGTTCATACAATTCAGACCCAACTGGTAGATTTTCATTGTGTTTTTTAACATGAATCTCCCTATGGTTGTTCCCGCACTTACAGAAATATGTTTCATCATTGGACACATTAGCCATAACAATGCTGTTTCGCAGACAATTCTCCTGATCAAGTACCTGAGTAAGatcatttttggataagTTTGAAGGCACCCATTTATTATTTGTAAGAGTACAAAGCATTGATGTTCCCTGATCCACTCCATTTGACAGTTCTAATAACAAAGGCTTAGCATTAATATGTCCTGCCACATAGTAAGCGTTTACATATCTATATTCTGTGGCTACAACTGACTCCTTAAATGAAATCATAGAGTTGCCATGGTATGTTCCTAAAACTCTCATCTTGTTTCCAGAGGGAGAGTGCTTAAGACATTTAAAACCACTAGGAATCTTAGTATCTATACAATCTGAAACTGTGACGATAACGAATGTAGTTCCATTATGAGAACAATTGCTATCAGAACTCTCCGTAGGACTCTTGAAGCAGTTCAAAGAAGGATGGCCACAGTACTTCTTATCTTTATCGGCATTGAGGTTGACTATAACtacatttttgaaattctCATTGAGTTGGTTCAACACCCTCTGGTAGTCTGATAAATTAGCTGGAGGTACAATATTGGAATATTCCCATTCGTTAGTAGTCTCATTTTCTCGTTTAAAATAGATTGGTTTACCTTCACCAAGACCAATGATCAGTGGAAATGAATTTTGCTCATCACACAGCCAGTAGAGTACAGAAACCTCCCTATAACGTTCAAATTTACCCTTCGTCTCCAATCCCTCCTGCTTATTATTTCCATGGTTTACAGCCCTTAGTTCGTAACTAGTTGGTGACCACCCACCACTTTCCGGAAGTTTATGTCTGTATTGTTTGTAATTCTGGAGTGGTTGTTTTTCATTCCTTCCATAGCTCGTTCTAATCTCTGGTTCATCTTTCCTGGTGAGGCTTATACCATTCCCATAGTATGTAGTTGGAGCATTATTTTTAGCATCCTTGGCAATATCTATGACAGAATGTTTGATACCCATATACTATcctccttccatagtattGCTAGGACCCTCATCTTACTCCATATCTTACATAGTATGGAGCACATACTTTACTCGTGCCATTTACAAAACTTCCAACATGGAATCCGTTATGTTAGTCCTAAACGGGTCATCATCTGGCAGCTTTCTGAGTTATTCTGTCAGCTTTACAATGTTTCCATTCAGTTTATTGTACCTAAAGGGTAATTGTCGCCGtgaaaaatgcagatgTAGAGAGACAGGAGCTCCTTGACCTACTTGTGGTAGTCCTCTGGCTACTGGACCATCTACCGTCTCAATATCTCGGTTTCTCTGCGCGTATCTTTACTCTTCAAGTCGAACgaattttgtctttttcAGGAACTTCTTCTCGTGATACTTGAGCCCTCCACTTTTCCGTTTTTTGGCAATTTAAAGAACAGattgcgatattttgatgTATTTAAAGGGTTAGTAAGTCGTTAAAACTGCAACTATTTGCCCAAATCTTTGgtgcaaaaatattttaaatcatGAAACACAGGAGTTTAAAGCTGAATTACGGAGAGAATGAGATTTGGGACCATAAAGTGGGCGGCGATGTTGTGTGGACTCTTCCGTCCTCAAATGTGCAGTTTCCGTCACTTTTAAATTTCAATTTTTTCACCTCTATAGTTTAATTCTACCATCTCCTCTTGTGCCAATTTTGGGCCTAAGATCATGGTCAGAAGCGGAGATAATGGAGGTTTCTTGTTCACACTCCCTCAATGTTTTTGGCGTAACCGGAGCTCGACTTGTTCTGTAAAATTCTCACAGAATCTATAGTCATGGTAAAAGGGAAATATGGTGGTGCAGGATCCATGTACCCATAGATGGCCCAAAACATATGCTAAAGGATTGTCACACTAGACCCTCGTTTTAATGGCTAACTGTGCCTTAAGTATACAAGTCCACTGTTTTAATCATCTTTGTTATAATGTAATAATGGTGTTTCTGTTGGATGTTTCTGCATACTGTGCAGGATATGATTTATAATGACGCTGAAGAGAGTTGTGGCAGTTGGAGTTTAAGCTTGCATGCAGCGGTATTGGCAGGGTACATTGGAGATAAAGGAGCGCAATACACCTATAAATAAACAAGaaaatttggtaaaaatgtGACAGGTCTCAAGTAGTCCTTTTTAATGCATAGTAGGAGAGTAGTCTCCATGGGACATTTCACTCCAGTTTACGCCAGTTTTACACACAGCAGATTATATTCTCACAATATACATCTTAGCCGTATATATGAATGTAAAGAGTGGGCTTGAATGTAGAATTAGGCTGGGATAACTAGAGAAATCCGGCGACAGAGACACTCAACTATTGTCTGTCAGGAAGTCTTGCGTAAAGATTTTGGCTTTTCAGCAAGCATAGCCATGAATTTTAAGAAGATGATACAGATTTTTAAACCCAGAATGAGTCTGTAGGATGAGCATCAAAGAGAATAATGGGCCTGGATAGCCTACCAGACTTGCCATAATAATGACTAATATAGTTCCGTATGACACCAAAGAAGTTTAAAGGTTAATAGAAGTTTTATACTGCGTCCTCCATTGGATAAACTCAGGGAATGACCACCGCTATAAATCTCTACGACCGCTACAGAGAGCGATTGAGCGGCCTCATCCCACTACAAGGGTGCTCATATAACAGGTACAAATTACCATGTTATCGCTATTTATTGACGCAAAAAATCATGCTTAACACTTTTGCTAATCTTCCTTTTACAgagaatctcttcttccttcttccaATGGGGTCTGTttactcatccattcttcctcttcatccCTTCACTTATCTTCTCCAAGTATCATGGGCCTAAAACACTATATACTAATCAAGTATCTCATGACATATCCTTATGGACGAATGTTTGagggaagatgaatgtATCTTCCGTTATTCTGGCAACCTGTCTAGTAGGACTATGCCGTTGCAGAAACTCAAGACTTCCCACTGACAGACTCTTTATCGAGGTTCTAGACGACTATGCAGAAGACGAAGTTTTGACTAGTCACATTGTAGATGAGGTAGACGCGTACAAATCTTCTGGACCAAGTGGCCAAAGACAGGTGTGGGATTTGTCCAATGGAACTGTCTATGAAGAAGACCATGCGCCGTCCTTGACTAGTAGACGTAATGACAGAAGGGTAGCGGATGTAGCAGTGGACGAATCTCCAGTTCCTCAAACATCTAGACACACTACTACTCTTGATATCTCAGCGTTAGACAAAGGGCTGTTTCAACCCTATGACTATGATGGAGTTCCAACCAAAATGATGGTTATTGGAGATGTCCCACTAACAAAGCTTGTTAGTGGTAGAGAAAAAATCTGGGAAAGAGAAATTGGAGAGAAGTGTATACGGTCCATAGTTACTATGAAGGATGATAAGCCAGTTCTTGTCTATCTTGAAACAGAAGGCTCATCTGGGAAGCCATAttcgatatttttaaggGATGGCGCCACATGGAAGCCTACAAATAGTTACAGCATGGAACTAAAGAAGCTCAAAATAACTCTGGAATCAACCACAAACTTTACAATTAAGCtagaggatgaaaaggatactGACAAGTGCACAGCCTTTGAGGCTCCATTTTACACTGTACCCACCAGATTCTACTTTCCAAGGTCCGGGTTTCATGCCACTGAGGTTACCCACGGAGGAAAGTCTGTATGGAAGGGTGAGAACGGTCAGAGAGCATTTTCTGTGAGTCTTCACCCAGCTGAGAATCCGACTGTACTGCGCATTCTGGCCAGAGGTGTCAATGACGTATTTGCGAGTTACTACTACCAACTCAATGGAAACAAGTGGGAATCGGTACAAAGGGATGACTTTAGGAGAATCATAGACGACTTAAAATCGCGTTCACAAGATGATACCTAGAGGATATTCACAGAACAATCACCGGAAACAGCCATGTAAATTACTGTTTTGACTTACAGATTGAACGTAAGTAATCACAAATCGCATTTGTAAAAGGGCATTCACCCAGTGTAGATTAGACAACGAGGTCTTTATTAAATGCAGCTTTGTAAACTCTTATATTTTGACACAGC encodes the following:
- a CDS encoding signal peptide containing protein (encoded by transcript BEWA_040050A), producing the protein MKICLVLYLVHICRVCDSCLVVCIVGYYKRIAHCCGFYKDTFEQLKTLDVSDIDIDTVRLRSHTIGRYRENILYPNLQPYTRIIEDPCTIWSAKPKEVCRGIELHYLDNRLKVLKLLIDNGSNYFKNEYYEKVHNEWKLSTVNAVYNVQKVIRE
- a CDS encoding hypothetical protein (encoded by transcript BEWA_040060A), whose amino-acid sequence is MSSKCSAGILGSFVACIADCFRGCCFCKRSEFDEELDPPVRLIVRNKLSTVPLVLDVLVPNKNTSIERGTTLGSSYNKITANEGFYFSSVREGSVSIWTAKENETCTNVEAFPLEESTIFFLNIKSGDDFQSKYFKRTNTSVHSIEGRKFYEMLNGAEKEEGKNAKRSMGILAISAGLMSRSKRNKERKAPRNYGSDFGSMDSLEWESRSTRISDSEPVLDIANPDPSAFTVTDDVIYRVNYKTFTPRGDRNLEVIVDGGSYVWASNSFEEVSTSAYLFSRDGYPSLLSVCTRETKSCDAICFERHGNFWKRIKKKVFESRLRSMKDFSVPAGEEHETLTTENK
- a CDS encoding hypothetical protein (encoded by transcript BEWA_040070A) is translated as MNPQVEAQAKPVVTPQATGAPALPKATQESQKPATNLQGDAKKEQDGKQVQPTPVPDYKSKIDSSLFDVEEGQENGLRTLNLTIKEAVLYLDEGKPTLAVLVTRDTTN
- a CDS encoding hypothetical protein (encoded by transcript BEWA_040080A), with the translated sequence MGIKHSVIDIAKDAKNNAPTTYYGNGISLTRKDEPEIRTSYGRNEKQPLQNYKQYRHKLPESGGWSPTSYELRAVNHGNNKQEGLETKGKFERYREVSVLYWLCDEQNSFPLIIGLGEGKPIYFKRENETTNEWEYSNIVPPANLSDYQRVLNQLNENFKNVVIVNLNADKDKKYCGHPSLNCFKSPTESSDSNCSHNGTTFVIVTVSDCIDTKIPSGFKCLKHSPSGNKMRVLGTYHGNSMISFKESVVATEYRYVNAYYVAGHINAKPLLLELSNGVDQGTSMLCTLTNNKWVPSNLSKNDLTQVLDQENCLRNSIVMANVSNDETYFCKCGNNHREIHVKKHNENLPVGSELYEHTLESTGGRETPEPSFNGHRLMDDIKDVTLPESPVTDVKKIYVYLCKSNTNMQLLIYMDNGSEPGKWLEKIYGGNTWTEANSVSLSGAKPTDSSSKEKIGKGLHEVCKKLKTGGCGYANSATTSTTVHGSSQSGGSSRSTDRDEGSNSSDENSSSNTLPSSSQPGARGPNEPDRRETGANGIDDRDGEGALYYCWSKKLCSEAQDKSKVASGGASDSTDKKDPFQKVIEFINDHHNEIAPSVGGVLGTGILGLAVWKAPAIFSRVLAICITSV
- a CDS encoding signal peptide containing protein (encoded by transcript BEWA_040090A), yielding MNVSSVILATCLVGLCRCRNSRLPTDRLFIEVLDDYAEDEVLTSHIVDEVDAYKSSGPSGQRQVWDLSNGTVYEEDHAPSLTSRRNDRRVADVAVDESPVPQTSRHTTTLDISALDKGLFQPYDYDGVPTKMMVIGDVPLTKLVSGREKIWEREIGEKCIRSIVTMKDDKPVLVYLETEGSSGKPYSIFLRDGATWKPTNSYSMELKKLKITLESTTNFTIKLEDEKDTDKCTAFEAPFYTVPTRFYFPRSGFHATEVTHGGKSVWKGENGQRAFSVSLHPAENPTVLRILARGVNDVFASYYYQLNGNKWESVQRDDFRRIIDDLKSRSQDDT